One region of Synechococcus elongatus PCC 11801 genomic DNA includes:
- a CDS encoding HEAT repeat domain-containing protein, giving the protein MNAIAGVVGLAIGAGGAYAILWPRLKKAETSRQQLSQDLQRQDKRLNDELNAQGQRHHEAVQDLKAQISNLESALATAQGDLSTLETQKRELEAQLSGLQTSLAAAESQHQTELASRTATIHALETQISQQREQILALQQCTHNLEQRLAQTLNAGVRTQPPTTAAEPSTIVESTSSGGTTLLTSESSILPSTSGIVLEDLLQQARDRDEQTRANTAFALGAIASASAASQVAAIVRVLAELGRDPSATVRLAVVEALSDWRSPKVLPLLRQALRDTDPTVVKAANAGLTPFRGALRKAKATKKKSRSRRSAR; this is encoded by the coding sequence ATGAATGCGATCGCAGGAGTTGTGGGACTCGCTATTGGTGCAGGTGGAGCCTACGCGATTCTCTGGCCACGGCTGAAGAAGGCAGAAACCAGCCGTCAGCAGCTCAGCCAAGACCTGCAACGCCAAGACAAGCGGTTGAACGATGAACTGAACGCACAAGGGCAGCGTCATCACGAAGCGGTCCAAGATCTAAAAGCGCAAATCAGCAACTTAGAGTCAGCTTTAGCGACCGCTCAAGGCGATCTCAGTACTCTTGAGACGCAGAAGCGGGAGCTCGAGGCGCAACTCAGTGGCCTACAAACCAGCTTGGCTGCGGCTGAAAGTCAGCATCAAACCGAGCTCGCGAGCCGCACTGCCACTATTCACGCCCTCGAAACTCAGATCAGCCAGCAACGCGAGCAAATCCTCGCCCTGCAGCAATGCACGCACAACCTTGAGCAGCGGCTGGCGCAAACCCTCAATGCAGGGGTACGGACACAGCCCCCAACGACTGCAGCAGAACCATCCACTATCGTTGAATCCACCTCTTCTGGTGGAACTACACTTCTGACTTCCGAGAGCAGCATCTTGCCCAGTACCTCGGGTATTGTCTTGGAAGACCTACTCCAGCAGGCTCGCGATCGCGATGAACAGACACGGGCGAATACTGCATTCGCTCTGGGTGCGATCGCTAGTGCCAGTGCAGCTAGTCAAGTTGCGGCAATTGTGCGGGTCCTTGCGGAATTAGGACGCGATCCCAGCGCCACGGTCCGCCTCGCTGTGGTTGAAGCCTTGAGTGACTGGCGATCGCCTAAAGTGCTGCCGCTGCTGCGACAAGCCCTGCGAGACACGGATCCTACCGTTGTCAAAGCCGCCAATGCAGGACTGACCCCTTTCCGCGGTGCCCTGCGCAAGGCCAAAGCCACGAAGAAAAAATCGCGATCGCGGCGATCTGCTCGCTAG